Proteins encoded together in one Ferroglobus placidus DSM 10642 window:
- the argH gene encoding argininosuccinate lyase has translation MIRSRLSGSLDEDALKLTSSLEHDRHIFKYDILVDYAHVLGLLKVGLITKEDAKRIFEALREVEKLGLERLSGEDVHEAIESKVVEIAKESGMKMHTARSRNDEIAACLRLFARDKIIEILSELLELRKTFIEKARQYFDCIMPGFTHLQYAQPTKLSHYLIAYHDAIRRDFDRGIEIFSRVNKSPLGAAAFASTPHELDREYVAQLLGFDGLVENTMDASASRDFLIESLFLSTSIMLNLSRFCEEIILWASEFDFVELPDEFSSSSSIMPQKKNPDVAEIIRAKAGKSVGYLASACTILKALPYAYNRDFQEMNSLLYVSMNECLLSVKTFRKMFSALKFKEEVMREKASKGLTLATDLADLLVRKGVPFRLSHKIVGSLVKKNRIPPSAEELIKEAESFGVKIEVSEDELKEWLDVEKSLERRKNVGGTAKEELERMIRERERKISEDEEKLKVLKSRIEERIKHLMNEVERVCSGKG, from the coding sequence ATGATTCGAAGCAGGTTAAGCGGGAGTTTGGACGAGGACGCTTTAAAGCTGACGAGTTCCTTGGAACACGATAGGCACATTTTCAAATACGATATTCTCGTCGATTACGCCCACGTTCTTGGACTTCTCAAAGTTGGGCTGATAACGAAAGAAGATGCGAAGAGAATTTTCGAGGCTTTGAGAGAAGTTGAAAAGCTTGGGTTGGAAAGATTGAGCGGAGAGGACGTTCACGAGGCTATAGAGAGTAAAGTTGTTGAGATAGCCAAAGAAAGCGGAATGAAAATGCACACAGCGAGGAGCAGAAACGACGAAATAGCCGCTTGTTTAAGGCTTTTCGCAAGGGATAAAATTATAGAGATCCTTTCCGAGCTTTTGGAATTGAGAAAAACCTTTATTGAGAAAGCGAGGCAATATTTTGACTGCATAATGCCCGGCTTCACTCATCTGCAGTACGCTCAGCCGACCAAGCTTTCCCACTATTTAATAGCTTATCACGATGCGATAAGGAGAGATTTTGATAGGGGAATTGAGATCTTCAGCAGAGTGAACAAATCCCCCCTCGGAGCAGCAGCATTTGCCTCGACTCCCCACGAACTAGATAGGGAATACGTGGCACAATTGCTTGGGTTTGATGGATTGGTTGAGAACACCATGGACGCGTCAGCCTCAAGGGATTTTCTGATAGAATCGCTGTTTCTTTCCACGTCGATAATGCTGAATTTAAGCAGATTCTGCGAGGAAATTATTTTGTGGGCTTCGGAATTCGATTTCGTCGAGCTTCCCGACGAGTTCTCCTCGTCTTCAAGCATAATGCCCCAAAAAAAGAATCCAGATGTGGCTGAGATAATCAGGGCTAAAGCTGGAAAGAGCGTGGGTTATTTAGCTTCTGCCTGCACAATCCTGAAAGCTCTGCCTTACGCTTACAACAGAGACTTTCAGGAAATGAACAGCCTGCTTTACGTCTCGATGAACGAATGCTTGCTCTCCGTAAAGACCTTCAGAAAGATGTTTTCCGCTTTGAAGTTCAAAGAAGAGGTAATGAGGGAGAAAGCTTCGAAAGGCTTGACTTTAGCAACTGATCTCGCTGACCTTCTCGTGAGGAAAGGAGTGCCTTTCAGACTTTCCCACAAAATAGTGGGAAGCTTGGTAAAAAAGAACAGAATTCCTCCGAGTGCTGAGGAGCTGATAAAAGAGGCTGAAAGTTTCGGGGTAAAGATTGAAGTGAGCGAAGATGAGCTGAAAGAGTGGCTTGACGTCGAAAAGTCTCTGGAAAGGAGGAAGAACGTCGGCGGGACTGCTAAAGAAGAGCTGGAGAGAATGATCAGGGAAAGGGAGAGGAAAATTTCTGAAGACGAGGAAAAGCTGAAAGTTTTAAAGTCGAGGATAGAGGAAAGAATAAAGCATCTTATGAATGAGGTTGAAAGAGTATGCTCGGGAAAAGGGTGA
- the thsB gene encoding thermosome subunit beta, with translation MATLQGTPILILKEGTQRTVGRDAQRMNIMAARVIAEAVRSTLGPRGMDKMLVDSLGDVVITNDGVTILKEMDVEHPAAKMVIEVAKTQENEVGDGTTTAVVIAGELLKKAEELLDADIHPTVIAKGYRLAAEKAMEILDSIAIEVNRDDDELLKKIAATAITGKHAEYAVDHLASLVVEAVKRVAEEVDGQIKVDEDNIKLEKRQGGGVEDTELVDGIVIDKEVVHPGMPKRVKNAKIAVLKAALEVKETETDAEINITDPEMLQRFIEQEEKMIKEMVDKIVEAGANVVFCQKGIDDLAQYYLAKAGVLAVRRVKQSDIEKIAKATGAKIITDLRDIKPEDLGEAELVEEKKVGDEEMVFIRGCKNPKAVTILIRGGTEHVVDEIERSLTDAIKVVKAALEDGKVVAGGGAPEIEVSLRIKEWAPSLGGREQLAAEAFASALEIIPRTLAENAGLDPIDILVELRKAHEQGNVYAGVDVFSGKIVDMRELGVLEPLRVKKQAISSATEVAIMILRIDDVIAAKGLEKEKGKESFESESESESESESSED, from the coding sequence ATGGCTACGCTGCAGGGAACTCCTATACTGATTCTGAAGGAGGGGACGCAGAGAACCGTTGGTAGAGATGCGCAGAGGATGAACATAATGGCTGCCAGAGTTATAGCTGAAGCTGTGAGAAGTACGTTAGGTCCGAGAGGAATGGACAAAATGCTCGTGGACAGCTTGGGTGATGTAGTTATTACCAACGACGGAGTAACGATTCTCAAGGAGATGGACGTGGAACATCCGGCGGCGAAGATGGTGATCGAAGTTGCTAAGACTCAGGAGAACGAAGTGGGAGACGGAACTACCACAGCTGTCGTCATTGCCGGAGAATTGTTGAAGAAAGCCGAAGAGCTCCTTGACGCTGACATACACCCGACGGTGATCGCTAAGGGTTACAGACTTGCCGCGGAAAAGGCAATGGAAATCCTCGACAGCATAGCGATAGAGGTGAACAGAGACGATGACGAGCTGCTTAAGAAGATAGCAGCTACTGCTATAACCGGAAAGCACGCTGAGTATGCCGTCGATCACCTGGCTTCTCTCGTGGTTGAAGCTGTAAAGAGAGTAGCTGAAGAAGTCGATGGGCAGATTAAGGTCGACGAGGACAACATCAAGCTCGAAAAGAGGCAGGGAGGAGGAGTTGAGGACACGGAGCTTGTCGACGGAATCGTCATTGACAAAGAAGTCGTTCACCCCGGAATGCCGAAGAGGGTGAAGAATGCTAAGATTGCCGTGCTGAAAGCTGCTTTAGAGGTGAAAGAAACTGAGACCGACGCTGAGATAAACATCACGGATCCGGAAATGCTTCAGAGGTTCATAGAGCAGGAGGAGAAGATGATAAAGGAGATGGTCGACAAGATCGTAGAAGCTGGAGCTAACGTAGTTTTCTGCCAGAAGGGAATTGACGACTTGGCTCAGTACTACTTGGCTAAGGCTGGAGTTCTTGCTGTGAGGAGAGTCAAGCAGAGCGACATCGAAAAGATCGCCAAAGCAACTGGAGCGAAGATTATAACCGATCTGAGAGACATCAAGCCAGAAGATCTCGGAGAGGCTGAGCTTGTAGAGGAGAAGAAGGTCGGAGATGAGGAAATGGTGTTCATAAGAGGTTGCAAGAATCCGAAGGCTGTGACGATCCTAATAAGAGGTGGAACGGAGCACGTCGTAGATGAAATCGAGAGAAGCTTGACCGATGCAATAAAAGTCGTCAAAGCTGCTTTGGAAGACGGCAAAGTCGTTGCCGGTGGCGGAGCTCCGGAGATCGAAGTGAGTCTCAGAATCAAGGAGTGGGCTCCGAGCCTCGGTGGAAGAGAGCAGTTAGCAGCTGAAGCCTTCGCTTCTGCCCTTGAGATAATTCCGAGAACTTTAGCCGAGAACGCCGGACTTGATCCGATCGACATCTTGGTCGAGCTAAGAAAAGCTCACGAGCAAGGAAACGTCTACGCTGGAGTAGATGTGTTCAGCGGAAAAATCGTGGACATGAGAGAGCTTGGCGTTCTCGAACCGCTCAGAGTTAAGAAGCAGGCTATAAGCTCGGCAACGGAAGTGGCGATAATGATTCTCAGAATCGACGACGTCATTGCTGCTAAGGGACTTGAGAAGGAGAAGGGTAAGGAGAGCTTCGAGAGCGAAAGCGAGAGTGAAAGCGAAAGCGAAAGCAGCGAAGACTAA
- a CDS encoding translation initiation factor IF-2 subunit alpha: MSEKFMVKRDGFPSKGEIVIGTVTRVLDFGAFVSLDEYENKEGMVHISEVASGWVKDIRDYVKKGQKVVCKVLNVDRKRGHIDLSIKDVTERQRKEKLQQWKSEMRAFKWLEIAGESVGMSKEELVKIGKKLIKTYDSIYNAFEEAAYEGYEVLVPITGEELAKAIAEIARENIKPPKVKVRGYFELTCFKPDGIERIKKALMAGMNVKDGAEVKIEYVGAPRYRVIVESEDYKTAESVLKKVVDKVVKTMKSLGGEAKFVREAV; the protein is encoded by the coding sequence ATGAGCGAGAAGTTCATGGTTAAGCGAGACGGCTTTCCCTCTAAAGGTGAAATAGTTATCGGAACAGTAACGAGAGTTCTCGATTTTGGTGCTTTCGTTTCACTGGATGAGTACGAAAACAAAGAGGGAATGGTTCACATAAGCGAAGTTGCTTCCGGATGGGTTAAAGACATACGAGATTACGTTAAGAAAGGTCAGAAAGTTGTTTGCAAGGTTTTGAACGTAGACAGGAAAAGGGGACACATAGACCTGAGCATAAAAGACGTGACGGAGAGGCAGAGAAAAGAGAAGCTTCAGCAGTGGAAAAGCGAGATGAGGGCTTTCAAGTGGTTGGAGATTGCCGGTGAATCTGTAGGAATGAGCAAAGAGGAGCTTGTAAAGATCGGGAAGAAGCTTATAAAAACTTACGACTCGATATACAACGCTTTCGAAGAAGCCGCATACGAAGGCTACGAAGTTTTAGTACCTATTACCGGAGAAGAGCTTGCGAAAGCGATAGCTGAAATAGCGAGAGAGAACATAAAACCGCCGAAGGTTAAGGTTAGAGGCTACTTCGAACTTACTTGCTTTAAGCCAGATGGCATAGAGAGAATAAAGAAGGCGCTAATGGCTGGTATGAACGTGAAAGATGGAGCTGAGGTGAAAATCGAATACGTTGGAGCGCCGAGATACAGGGTTATCGTAGAAAGCGAAGATTACAAAACTGCCGAAAGCGTGTTGAAGAAAGTCGTCGACAAAGTTGTAAAAACTATGAAATCCCTTGGCGGAGAGGCTAAGTTCGTGAGAGAGGCTGTATGA
- a CDS encoding RNA-protein complex protein Nop10, with protein MKSLIRKCCECGRYTLKEVCPSCGGRTIMAIPPRFSPEDPYGKYRRELRKKIGFFIRRCEHD; from the coding sequence ATGAAGTCGCTAATAAGGAAATGCTGCGAGTGCGGAAGGTACACTTTAAAAGAAGTCTGTCCGAGCTGTGGCGGAAGAACGATCATGGCAATTCCGCCACGATTCTCTCCAGAAGATCCGTACGGAAAGTATAGGAGAGAGCTTAGAAAGAAAATTGGATTCTTCATAAGGAGGTGCGAACATGATTGA
- a CDS encoding proteasome assembly chaperone family protein produces MIERVDIRILKKPEEVQLKDPVLVEGLPGIGHVGKLVADHLVKVLDVVKVAEIYSHHFPPQVMVNEDGTIRLPKNEVYAYKGERDLLILVGDFQSISNEGHYELVNAYMKIAKMFGVKRILTLGGYGVGRLVEEPYVIGAANKKELVEELKSYGVKIEEGEPAGGIIGASGLLLGAAMLEGIEAACLMGVTSGYMVDPKSAKAVLEVLMKMLNIKVSTEDLEERAKEMEKLIAQIKEMQEAAVQQYRGDEDLRYFR; encoded by the coding sequence ATGATTGAGAGAGTCGACATCAGGATTTTGAAGAAGCCAGAGGAAGTTCAGCTCAAAGATCCAGTACTCGTAGAAGGTTTGCCGGGGATAGGGCACGTGGGAAAGCTTGTCGCAGACCACCTCGTTAAGGTGCTCGACGTCGTGAAGGTTGCCGAGATATACTCTCACCACTTCCCCCCGCAAGTTATGGTGAACGAGGACGGAACGATAAGATTGCCGAAGAACGAAGTTTACGCGTATAAAGGTGAAAGAGACTTGCTCATCCTCGTTGGAGATTTCCAGAGCATAAGCAACGAAGGTCATTACGAGCTCGTGAACGCTTACATGAAAATCGCTAAGATGTTCGGGGTAAAGAGAATACTAACCCTCGGAGGTTACGGAGTCGGAAGACTTGTGGAAGAGCCGTACGTAATCGGCGCGGCGAACAAAAAAGAGCTGGTAGAAGAGCTAAAAAGCTACGGAGTAAAAATAGAGGAAGGTGAGCCGGCTGGAGGAATAATCGGAGCTTCGGGACTTTTACTCGGAGCTGCAATGCTCGAAGGAATTGAAGCGGCTTGCTTAATGGGCGTCACTTCTGGATACATGGTAGATCCGAAAAGCGCCAAGGCTGTGCTGGAAGTTCTGATGAAAATGTTGAACATAAAAGTCAGCACAGAAGACCTTGAAGAGAGAGCGAAAGAGATGGAAAAGCTCATAGCTCAGATAAAAGAGATGCAGGAGGCGGCGGTTCAGCAATACAGAGGAGACGAAGATCTGAGGTATTTCAGATGA
- a CDS encoding sugar phosphate isomerase/epimerase family protein — translation MFLFEYPLGRIAEAVELAEYDGVEFWVETPYFWWKKDEKMLGEIERFVKAVHSAVIDLNPVSSNERVAELSIQETLYSVKIASLLSSPVTIHGGKRSAEREPVEEDYAALEKYFRIVKNYAEIKNVKVLLENSEKGINRLCRTAEEIEYYSKKFGFGVTLDLNHAAKNGNFESFLKILDRVENLHVSGYDERGRHVEVSRSEEVMEMLRKVGDAGYEGLVTIELDDLGIGELSFEEKVRVLKEQKEVVEKLLRL, via the coding sequence ATGTTCCTCTTCGAGTATCCTCTCGGCAGAATTGCTGAAGCTGTGGAACTTGCTGAATACGATGGAGTGGAGTTCTGGGTTGAAACTCCTTATTTCTGGTGGAAAAAGGATGAAAAGATGCTTGGAGAAATAGAGAGGTTCGTTAAAGCTGTTCATTCAGCTGTGATTGATTTAAATCCGGTTTCTTCCAACGAGAGGGTGGCGGAGCTTTCGATTCAGGAGACTCTGTATTCCGTTAAGATAGCGTCTCTGCTTTCTTCTCCCGTTACGATTCACGGCGGAAAGAGGAGCGCTGAGAGGGAGCCTGTTGAAGAGGATTACGCTGCTTTGGAAAAGTACTTCAGAATAGTGAAAAATTACGCGGAGATAAAAAACGTCAAAGTTCTTCTCGAAAACTCCGAAAAGGGGATAAACAGGTTGTGCAGAACTGCTGAGGAGATAGAATATTATTCGAAAAAATTTGGTTTCGGAGTTACACTGGATTTAAACCACGCTGCCAAGAACGGAAACTTCGAAAGCTTTCTGAAAATCCTCGACAGAGTTGAGAATTTGCACGTAAGCGGATACGATGAAAGGGGAAGGCACGTTGAAGTTAGCAGGAGCGAAGAAGTAATGGAGATGCTGAGAAAAGTGGGAGATGCAGGTTATGAAGGACTCGTTACGATAGAACTCGACGATCTGGGAATAGGAGAGCTGAGCTTCGAAGAAAAGGTTAGGGTTTTGAAAGAGCAGAAAGAAGTTGTTGAAAAACTGCTACGCTTATGA
- a CDS encoding ATP-grasp domain-containing protein yields the protein MRNVVESARKAGYEVYAYTKHIDADLILYAEKVFRAVENHKENEKRVKELSESLNAEVILSSGFELLDVENFGSKVREELVDKLKFYRELEKIGINFPKLLSDGERGILKPRIGGGGEGIKFGEINEDGYVHQEFVEGIPCSVSAVRSEKEFVVAGVNLMLVGDRNFFASKFKYCGNVTPFVHERVEEMVKIAEDLGEHFELIGNYGVDFILGDDVYVLEVNPRFQGSLDSIELSSDVNLFELHVRAVEGKKLEKVKPKRTAARAVVFAPRRVKIKVSPTGNPFFGDIPVRGEVYDKESPLLSVFATGNNYYEKLLSRRNLYFKMQGVKV from the coding sequence GTGAGAAATGTTGTCGAATCGGCGAGAAAGGCTGGGTATGAAGTGTACGCTTACACGAAACATATAGATGCGGATCTAATCCTATACGCTGAAAAAGTTTTCAGAGCTGTGGAAAATCATAAAGAGAACGAAAAAAGGGTTAAGGAGCTTTCCGAATCGTTAAATGCTGAGGTAATTCTTTCATCCGGTTTCGAGCTTCTCGACGTGGAAAACTTTGGAAGTAAAGTAAGAGAGGAACTCGTGGACAAGCTGAAATTTTACAGAGAACTCGAAAAAATCGGAATAAATTTTCCAAAACTTCTTTCCGATGGGGAAAGAGGAATTCTGAAGCCGAGAATTGGCGGTGGCGGAGAGGGGATAAAGTTCGGGGAGATAAATGAAGATGGCTACGTTCATCAGGAGTTCGTCGAAGGTATTCCGTGCTCGGTTTCAGCTGTGAGATCCGAGAAAGAATTCGTAGTGGCTGGGGTTAACCTAATGCTCGTAGGAGACAGGAACTTTTTCGCTTCGAAATTCAAATACTGCGGAAACGTCACGCCTTTCGTTCACGAAAGAGTTGAGGAGATGGTCAAAATAGCAGAAGATCTTGGAGAGCACTTTGAGTTAATAGGAAACTACGGGGTGGATTTTATACTTGGAGATGACGTGTACGTTTTAGAAGTAAATCCGAGGTTTCAGGGTTCTCTCGATTCGATAGAGCTGTCTTCTGACGTCAACCTCTTCGAACTTCACGTTAGAGCCGTGGAAGGTAAAAAGCTCGAAAAAGTTAAGCCGAAGAGAACCGCTGCGAGAGCGGTTGTTTTCGCTCCTCGGAGAGTGAAAATAAAGGTATCCCCAACTGGAAACCCTTTCTTCGGAGACATCCCGGTTAGAGGGGAAGTTTACGATAAAGAATCTCCCCTTTTGAGCGTTTTTGCTACCGGCAATAACTACTACGAAAAGCTTCTCTCCCGAAGAAACCTTTACTTTAAAATGCAGGGGGTGAAAGTCTGA
- the cofE gene encoding coenzyme F420-0:L-glutamate ligase, with protein MIEVHVIKGIPEIKEGDDIGEIVSNLFEFKDGDVLAICSTIVSKAEGRVRRLEDYKPSEKAIEIAKKIGKDPRFVQAVLEESEEVLIDYPFLLVKAKFGNVCVNAGIDQSNVEKGLLLLPPVNPDESAEKIRKRIAELTGKNVGVIVTDTNGRCFRKGVVGFAVGSAGVEVLRDWRGKRDLYGKVLEVTVECVVDEIAAFANLLMGEGDSATPAVVFRGLDVLGEGSVKEVYRSEEEDVISRKIRGSS; from the coding sequence ATGATCGAAGTTCACGTAATAAAAGGAATTCCCGAGATAAAAGAAGGGGACGACATAGGGGAGATCGTCTCGAATCTCTTCGAATTTAAAGACGGAGACGTTTTGGCTATCTGCTCTACGATAGTTTCGAAGGCTGAAGGGAGAGTTAGAAGGCTCGAAGATTACAAACCGAGCGAAAAAGCGATTGAGATAGCGAAGAAAATCGGTAAAGATCCGAGGTTCGTTCAGGCTGTTCTTGAAGAGAGCGAAGAAGTTTTGATCGATTACCCATTTCTCCTCGTTAAAGCTAAGTTCGGGAACGTTTGCGTTAACGCTGGGATCGATCAGAGCAACGTTGAAAAAGGACTACTCTTACTCCCTCCGGTTAATCCGGACGAGAGTGCGGAAAAAATAAGGAAGAGGATAGCGGAGCTAACCGGAAAGAACGTAGGCGTGATCGTCACAGACACCAACGGAAGGTGCTTCAGGAAAGGCGTCGTGGGATTTGCTGTAGGCTCTGCGGGAGTGGAAGTTTTGAGGGACTGGAGGGGAAAAAGAGACCTTTACGGGAAAGTTCTCGAAGTTACTGTAGAATGCGTCGTTGACGAAATCGCTGCTTTCGCCAACCTTCTAATGGGCGAAGGGGATTCAGCAACTCCGGCTGTTGTGTTCAGAGGATTGGACGTTTTAGGGGAGGGAAGTGTTAAAGAAGTTTACAGAAGCGAGGAGGAAGATGTCATATCGAGGAAAATAAGAGGTTCCTCGTAG
- the alaS gene encoding alanine--tRNA ligase produces the protein MSLEKEYLDITFLKENGFVRKKCPSCGKYFWTADESREICGDPPCGTYTFIGNPIFKKKMNIDEMREYYLSFFEKRGHERIERYPVVARWRDDIYLTIASIADFQPFVTSGLVPPPANPLTISQPCIRMEDLDSIGRTGRHLTLFEMMAHHAFNYPGKEIYWKNETVAYCTELLNELGVRKEEIVYKEEPWAGGGNAGPCLEAIVGGLELATLVFMNLELDPNGDIEIKGERYRRMDNYIVDTGYGLERFVWASQGTPTVYDAIFPEVVDKIVENSSIEFSRKDEDMKGLLAESSKLAGVMSSLRGEELLKLRKSIADKFGMSVEVLDRIISPMEKAYALADHTRAILFMLGDGLVPSNAGAGYLARLMIRRSLRLADDIGFTLTLFDLVELHRKILKAFEFEVELDTIQEILELETEKYKRTIERGKSMVERTVKRKKKVTKEDLIEFYDSHGIPPEIVISIAEKEGAEVEEVEDLYAELASRHSKAEKKEKPKILKNDYPETEKLYYNSKLLEFEAEVIGVEGDLVILNKTAFYPESGGQDNDVGYLIAKDKKVRVVDVFEEDGVVVHKVDGELRVGDKVKGLVDEETRFRHMRHHTATHLLLNVLQKKLGKHVWQAGARKEKDKARLDVTHYKRLSDEEIREIEREVNREIMANKPVRWTFMERNEAEKKFGFRLYQGGVPPGKVIRVVQAGDDVQACGGTHVESTGEIGMFKILKVESIQDGVIRFEYAAGEAALEHVAKQESLLKEASSILRVEPSILPKTVERFFEEWKEQKKEIEKLKEEIAKLKAERIAENYEEFDGIKIVVERIDEDIKTLAKLGQKLAEMGFVGVLLSGKEGVRLVTFSGHEKVDARELMREIGKLVKGSGGGRRDLAQGAGQIMPEKDEVVNLLFEVLSR, from the coding sequence ATGAGCTTGGAGAAGGAGTATTTAGACATAACGTTCCTCAAGGAGAACGGATTCGTCAGAAAGAAGTGCCCTTCGTGTGGCAAATACTTCTGGACTGCCGATGAAAGCAGAGAAATTTGCGGAGATCCTCCATGCGGAACTTACACGTTCATAGGTAATCCAATTTTCAAGAAAAAAATGAACATCGACGAGATGAGGGAGTATTACTTATCGTTCTTCGAAAAGAGGGGGCACGAAAGAATTGAGCGTTATCCGGTTGTCGCGAGGTGGAGAGATGACATCTACTTGACGATAGCAAGTATAGCTGACTTTCAACCTTTCGTAACCTCCGGTTTAGTTCCTCCTCCGGCTAATCCCCTCACCATATCCCAGCCGTGTATAAGAATGGAAGATCTCGACAGCATTGGGAGAACCGGAAGGCACCTTACGTTGTTCGAAATGATGGCGCATCACGCTTTCAACTATCCCGGAAAGGAGATTTACTGGAAGAACGAAACTGTAGCTTACTGCACAGAGCTGTTAAACGAGCTTGGAGTAAGGAAGGAAGAAATAGTGTACAAAGAAGAGCCTTGGGCTGGAGGAGGAAATGCTGGACCTTGCTTAGAAGCGATTGTCGGCGGACTTGAGCTTGCCACCTTAGTTTTCATGAACCTCGAACTTGATCCGAATGGCGACATAGAGATCAAAGGAGAGAGATACAGAAGGATGGACAACTACATCGTCGATACCGGCTACGGACTTGAGCGTTTTGTGTGGGCATCTCAGGGGACTCCAACAGTTTACGATGCGATATTTCCGGAGGTCGTTGATAAAATCGTCGAAAACAGCAGCATTGAATTCAGCAGAAAAGATGAAGACATGAAGGGGCTTTTAGCTGAAAGCTCGAAACTGGCTGGAGTTATGAGCTCTTTGAGAGGAGAAGAGCTTTTGAAGCTTAGAAAGAGCATTGCCGACAAGTTCGGAATGAGCGTTGAGGTGCTTGACAGGATAATTTCCCCGATGGAGAAAGCTTACGCTTTAGCGGATCACACGAGAGCGATCCTCTTCATGCTCGGAGACGGTTTAGTCCCCTCTAATGCTGGGGCTGGATACTTGGCAAGACTAATGATCAGGAGGAGTTTGAGGTTAGCTGACGACATCGGCTTTACGCTAACGCTTTTCGATTTGGTGGAGCTTCACAGGAAGATTCTGAAAGCCTTCGAGTTTGAAGTAGAGCTTGACACTATCCAAGAGATTCTTGAGCTTGAGACGGAGAAGTACAAAAGGACGATAGAGAGAGGAAAATCGATGGTTGAAAGAACCGTGAAGAGAAAGAAGAAGGTAACGAAAGAGGACTTAATCGAATTCTACGATTCCCACGGAATTCCTCCCGAGATCGTAATAAGCATAGCGGAAAAAGAAGGAGCTGAGGTTGAGGAGGTTGAGGATTTGTACGCCGAGCTCGCTTCGAGGCACTCTAAAGCTGAAAAGAAAGAGAAGCCGAAGATACTAAAGAACGATTATCCAGAAACTGAAAAGCTTTATTATAACTCAAAGCTTCTCGAATTCGAAGCTGAAGTTATAGGGGTTGAAGGGGACCTCGTGATTTTAAATAAAACTGCTTTCTATCCGGAAAGCGGTGGACAGGACAACGATGTTGGTTATCTTATCGCGAAAGACAAAAAGGTTAGGGTTGTGGACGTTTTCGAGGAGGACGGAGTAGTCGTTCACAAGGTTGACGGGGAGCTTAGAGTTGGAGATAAAGTGAAAGGGTTGGTAGACGAAGAAACGAGGTTCAGACACATGAGGCACCACACAGCCACACACCTTCTGCTCAACGTTCTTCAGAAAAAGCTTGGAAAACACGTCTGGCAGGCTGGTGCGAGGAAGGAGAAGGACAAAGCGAGGCTTGACGTAACTCACTACAAGAGGCTGAGCGACGAGGAGATAAGAGAGATCGAGAGGGAAGTTAACAGAGAAATAATGGCGAACAAGCCTGTGAGATGGACGTTCATGGAAAGAAACGAAGCTGAGAAAAAGTTTGGCTTCAGACTTTATCAGGGTGGAGTTCCTCCGGGGAAGGTTATAAGGGTTGTCCAAGCTGGAGACGACGTTCAGGCTTGCGGAGGAACTCATGTTGAAAGCACCGGCGAAATCGGAATGTTCAAGATTCTGAAGGTCGAGTCAATTCAGGACGGAGTTATAAGGTTCGAATACGCAGCTGGAGAAGCTGCTTTAGAGCATGTAGCGAAGCAAGAGTCTCTGCTTAAAGAAGCGAGCTCAATTCTGAGAGTTGAACCTTCAATTCTTCCTAAAACTGTTGAAAGGTTCTTCGAGGAGTGGAAAGAGCAAAAGAAGGAGATAGAAAAGCTGAAGGAAGAAATTGCGAAGCTGAAAGCTGAGAGAATAGCGGAAAATTACGAGGAGTTCGACGGGATAAAGATAGTTGTTGAGAGAATAGACGAAGACATAAAGACCTTAGCCAAACTCGGGCAGAAGCTGGCTGAAATGGGCTTCGTCGGAGTTTTGCTCAGTGGAAAAGAGGGAGTAAGGCTCGTTACCTTCAGCGGGCACGAAAAAGTAGATGCGAGAGAGTTAATGAGGGAGATAGGAAAACTCGTAAAAGGAAGCGGTGGCGGAAGAAGAGATCTCGCTCAGGGAGCAGGGCAGATAATGCCAGAAAAAGACGAGGTCGTAAATCTCCTCTTTGAAGTTCTGTCGAGATGA